The genome window TGAATGGAATTATGACAGAGTTATagaaatcattttcatcttttatAGTAGTTTccaaatcaaatattatttctcCTCCAAAAGCTTGATCAATCAACTCTCTTGCAGCTGCTTCggaattttcaaaagttcCTCTGATTTCTAAAAGAAACTCAGAGCCAGGTTGTTCAAATGGAAAtagtatatatacatttttacttttttcaatttgaCCTATGACTTCTGGAGATGTCTTTAAAATGTAGCGATATTGACCTGCAGATAAGTTAACCAAACTTTTCGACTGAGTGGATCCATAATTCTGTGCCAAAACATTTAATTCTTGTTTGGCATGAATTATATTACTTTCACTTTTTGTAGGGCATCTGATAATGACATTATCATATCTTAAATGTGAAAATTCACTACGTGGTAACAGAAAACTATTAGAAAATTGAATGAATACATTATGTTTTCTCATCGTTGTTTGAATTAGGGAACCACCGGCACCAATAACTGGACGATGGTAAACTTCAGGGATAAAAAAGGACTTTTCTGCAGGTAATTCATCCATTACTTGAATGTATGATCGTAAAAACTCTTTATAAGTGTTGGTTAATAGGAAGagattaatattatcatcattttcagtcatttttaattctaataaaCATTCTGCTCCCTCCATTATTCTTGTCAATTTACCATTTTTTTTCCCTGAAATAAACTCTTCGTAATCCGGATGGATCTCGAATATAGCTCTAAGTTGCACTAGATTAGAATTTACTTTCTCATTCTCAAACACTGTTGTTAAAAACTGAAGTAACTGATGTTTTTCATTGAGTTTCGTTGATTTCACATTATGAGAGTTACTACCAATTACTACTAGTTGTGATAGATTTGAGGTATTGCGCATAAATACAATATGTGATTTGTCACTATAATGCAGTTCATTAAGTATATTATCGTCAGTAAATTCAAATGGCCCATCCAATATCATTTGAACCTCAACAATTTCATGTAAAATCGATGTGGTGAATAATTTTATGACTATAGCTAGAAATTCATTAGATGAGGATTGAAATTTAACGCTATCATCCGTTATCTTTATGTAAGTATTATACTTGATCatcaatttaaatatttcttcttggTAATATGTCTTAAtgtataataattttcCAGGTGACAAGGAAGTTAAGCTCCTATAGTagatattttcttttaatttctcaATGTATTGGGACATTTCATGTTTAGCTTCAGAAGCTAACGAGTGTATTCTGCTGGAAAAAAATACTTGCGGTGCGAACAAACTCATATCATCGTCATTTAACAATGTGGGTATATGAATATCAGTTTTATAAACTGAAGCTAAATGTTTGATATTTGTCATATCAACACCAATGCAGAATGGGATAAGAGATGAAGACTCAATGTCCAGACTTTCAATAAATAGAGGCGTATTTGCAATTTTATTCTGCACTAATTGTACTAGAATAGTAGTATGAAGTTCACAATTCTGAACTCTTGATATCAATCCAACaatgtttatataaataattgcGTTTGTTATTTCTGTTTCATCTCTTTCGTAAACTGATTTTTCTGTTACAATTATCTCTACATCGAATTCAATTgctaatttaattaattccGGTTTTAATTTCTCAATTAAGTCATCTCGAGAGAAATGCACACCGTCATCAATTATGAGTGGTACTGCAGCATGCGCAGCTGACTGGAATGATACATTCTTATTTAAAACTGGCATTGAAAcgatatcattttcaatctTATAACTACTATGGGAGAacttaaaattattagcaTTCAAATCAGTGCTTAAgcataataaaattttccCATCATAAcctttaattgaaaattgaGAAGGATCAATATCTTTCCATAACCTATTTGTTTGGAAGAGGTGAGGTATGTCACAATACGCCTTAATTGTCACTGCTGAAATCGTTTCCAAAGTCATCTTAGGGtgaattatctttttttaattgtaacTCAATACACaaccaaaaaaaagtaACTTGTGTTTAGGCTATTACTGGGTCGTTAAGTGGTCCTGATGTAATCTAAAGGATTGGTTGTTTAAGTATTAATATATGTAACCTTTaacttttatttatttgtgTACGTTATTTCAGATCTTTGAATATATGACAATTTGTGTAttgttttgatttttcCGCTTTTAGATTAAGTTATATATTGTCAACCGAAGCATAGGGTAGTAACAATAAGGGAAGAGTTAGTAACaaaacataaaatattttaaagattgTTCTTATATtgttcattaaataaaaaatcatcattattattcaatcaTAAATCttgtaattatatatatatatatttatgttgCATTCTGGATACGATTTCTTCAGAATTCCCAAAAGAAACTGTTAATTTGTCTTATTAATCTTCCACTGGCAAATGCTATAGTTATCAGAATAACTATAATTTGTGTCACAATCAAACTCAAACTTGCGAAAATAAACCTTGGACAGAAAATCTTCCAGACCATTAAATGTCTACGGAAATGTGTCACCCATATAAAGGTACTTAAACACAAAACTGTATTGTATATTAGTAAACAGCCACAATTAGATACAATTCTTCCTAGCATAGTCTGAGGTTTTAAGACTAAAGGAGGCTGCTTCCAAAGTGTGAAAAGGGCAATTGCTACTGACGCTAAAACCTGTGGTCCAAAGGTGTTAAGAAAAATTGCAATATGAGTCAATGGAAAACTAATCGTTTCGGATAAGATAAAACCTGCATCCCACTGAACAGCTGGAATAGTTGCTTGGTGACCAGTTGTAAAAAAATGTTGGTAAGCTATTAGGTTTAGGATAACTGGaccaataatattttccttCAATTTGAACATGTctattatttcaataactGACAAGATTTGATTTAGCATTAAGTATAGTGAAATTTGTGCTAATGGCTTGCTGAAAATCATGACTGccataaatatatttagtacaagtaaaaaatattgagaTCCATAAATATTCTTTACACCTAATATAGTAGCACTATTTTCCTTACTATTTTCTTTGGTTCTAGTTATTCCCAAATTAACACACAGTGGGCCAAATATCCAACCAAAATTCAATGCGATCAATGATACTCCCGCTAGTGATCTAgctaatgatattttaaacatGTTGATTTCCAGAATCGGTTCGTTTAGGTAATTTTCAACGGTATTCAATCCCCATAGGCAGAATACACCAAATAGTACCAATCTTAGGAATAAATTGATCCAAATTGGAGCAGATCCTTGAAAGGATgatgttaaattataataaccTTGAATGCAAAAAGGTACGACAATCATCAACACAAACAATATACCAATTGTATTGATCGAGTAATTACTAGACGTAGAGAATGTAGGAGTGCAAAAATCACCTTGTTCTTCTCTGCAAATAGTTATGAAGGATGATATACGTGTGCAgcaaattaaaatcaaagagTGATAAATTCCCAATGCTCTTTGTATTTTTGTTAGTGGTAAGCAATCTGAGTAGAcctcttcttcaaaatttcgGATCTTTTTACTATCTCTCTCTTTGGCAATCAAAACTCCAGATAACAATGCACTAGTCGATTCTCTGTTTGgaacaaatataaattcgTACATCGTAAACAAACCAATAGTTGCAATGAAGAAACTAATAATTCTGTCTTCCCATATAgtaaatgaatttgatgTAAAGATAACTGCATGCAATATTATGAAAACAGAACCGACCCTTGACCAATAATCTGATAATTCTCCGAAGAATCTAAAAATTAACCATTTCAAACTGTAcctttcaaatatttgcGAAAAGCAAGCTAAGGTGATACCGATAGCGGTGGCTAAAAGTGAGCACCAAAATCTTTCTTCAATGAAAGCCGGAGGTTGGAAAACGTAGAATAAACTGAACAAACACAGGTGCGATACAAATATCATCATAATGATTAAAGGAACAAATATTGGTACCATTTGACTAACTACTATCGAAGGTATCAACTTAGTTGTAGTTATGagaattattaatgataaaaataagaagATAATACCAATCGCTATACTtggaaattcaaaattagcCCATAAATCCTTGCATAACATCAATAGGTAAGCTTGATACTCTTTTGAAAGctcataattttcttttgaagtATTGAATAGATTTTCTAACATTCTGTATTTATCTGAACCTGTTGGGAAGAGACCATTAGTttcttgatatttttttaattgatctAAGGTTATATTTGAGAAAAATTGTTGTTCAAGTTCATTAACagcaatttctttaattggCCATCCTAAATTGTTAAATGGAATTGGAATGTCTAATAATAAAGCCAATGTTGGTACTAAATCGATCTGGTTAATGcttttataatttgatCCCAAGTCATCAATGTTATAAACGGAATGATCATCTTCTAACTTCCAAACGTTTTGCCTCTTCGAGTACAAAAACAGCGTACTCTCTAACTCATCAATTGAATCACCCCCATGGTTACCGGTATGATCCATACCATGATCTCCCATTATAACTAATAGTGTATCATCATCAATGACATTTATAATGTCATTAATAAAGTTATTGACCTGAAGTTGTTTTTCCTTCATAGTGAAATGATTTGGACCATATTTATGACCAACATGATCCACACCTAACATATGTCCGATTAAAACGTTCCATTGtgaatttttctttttatattcttcaGAACGTATTAAATTGTCATTGAAGTAAGATATCACACCATTATCTACCGTATCCAGATCCCAAACGTTTAAAGATTCATAAGGGATGCTATGATTTGATAAAAACGGACTGAAAAGAGCATCCCAAGTGTCATCGCCTACAAAGAACACTTCTTTGTTATTAAGATACATctgttttatcaaattatcttcttcaataacAGTGCCATCAAAATTAGAACCTGCATCAATGAAAGTTGGCAACGAACCTGTTGTCAAACCTTTTAATCTTTGTAAAGTTGTGGTCGGAGGGTCCGCCAAGAACTTCAGCAGTAAGGaattgttttgtttttttccTACTGATTCCTTACAGAATTGATCGTATAAAGttgtaattttattgtGATGATTTGAATTGTAAGCtgaattatttgtattGACGGGTATAACAAAATCAAATCGCAACGCATCTATGACCAGGATCACtgttttttcaaatttttgttgatgAACAAAACCATTATTCGATGAATTTGCTGCATACATTGATGGtttcaattcattgatGTCATCCAGG of Tetrapisispora phaffii CBS 4417 chromosome 6, complete genome contains these proteins:
- the GPI13 gene encoding mannose-ethanolamine phosphotransferase GPI13 (similar to Saccharomyces cerevisiae GPI13 (YLL031C); ancestral locus Anc_4.28): MIRNRMEQLSIYKIRFLKFRQSHTLYVLYLTAVAALQFIAIAFFTKGFLLSRNVLDDINELKPSMYAANSSNNGFVHQQKFEKTVILVIDALRFDFVIPVNTNNSAYNSNHHNKITTLYDQFCKESVGKKQNNSLLLKFLADPPTTTLQRLKGLTTGSLPTFIDAGSNFDGTVIEEDNLIKQMYLNNKEVFFVGDDTWDALFSPFLSNHSIPYESLNVWDLDTVDNGVISYFNDNLIRSEEYKKKNSQWNVLIGHMLGVDHVGHKYGPNHFTMKEKQLQVNNFINDIINVIDDDTLLVIMGDHGMDHTGNHGGDSIDELESTLFLYSKRQNVWKLEDDHSVYNIDDLGSNYKSINQIDLVPTLALLLDIPIPFNNLGWPIKEIAVNELEQQFFSNITLDQLKKYQETNGLFPTGSDKYRMLENLFNTSKENYELSKEYQAYLLMLCKDLWANFEFPSIAIGIIFLFLSLIILITTTKLIPSIVVSQMVPIFVPLIIMMIFVSHLCLFSLFYVFQPPAFIEERFWCSLLATAIGITLACFSQIFERYSLKWLIFRFFGELSDYWSRVGSVFIILHAVIFTSNSFTIWEDRIISFFIATIGLFTMYEFIFVPNRESTSALLSGVLIAKERDSKKIRNFEEEVYSDCLPLTKIQRALGIYHSLILICCTRISSFITICREEQGDFCTPTFSTSSNYSINTIGILFVLMIVVPFCIQGYYNLTSSFQGSAPIWINLFLRLVLFGVFCLWGLNTVENYLNEPILEINMFKISLARSLAGVSLIALNFGWIFGPLCVNLGITRTKENSKENSATILGVKNIYGSQYFLLVLNIFMAVMIFSKPLAQISLYLMLNQILSVIEIIDMFKLKENIIGPVILNLIAYQHFFTTGHQATIPAVQWDAGFILSETISFPLTHIAIFLNTFGPQVLASVAIALFTLWKQPPLVLKPQTMLGRIVSNCGCLLIYNTVLCLSTFIWVTHFRRHLMVWKIFCPRFIFASLSLIVTQIIVILITIAFASGRLIRQINSFFWEF
- the TPHA0F00300 gene encoding uncharacterized protein (similar to Saccharomyces cerevisiae YLL032C; ancestral locus Anc_4.26); amino-acid sequence: MTLETISAVTIKAYCDIPHLFQTNRLWKDIDPSQFSIKGYDGKILLCLSTDLNANNFKFSHSSYKIENDIVSMPVLNKNVSFQSAAHAAVPLIIDDGVHFSRDDLIEKLKPELIKLAIEFDVEIIVTEKSVYERDETEITNAIIYINIVGLISRVQNCELHTTILVQLVQNKIANTPLFIESLDIESSSLIPFCIGVDMTNIKHLASVYKTDIHIPTLLNDDDMSLFAPQVFFSSRIHSLASEAKHEMSQYIEKLKENIYYRSLTSLSPGKLLYIKTYYQEEIFKLMIKYNTYIKITDDSVKFQSSSNEFLAIVIKLFTTSILHEIVEVQMILDGPFEFTDDNILNELHYSDKSHIVFMRNTSNLSQLVVIGSNSHNVKSTKLNEKHQLLQFLTTVFENEKVNSNLVQLRAIFEIHPDYEEFISGKKNGKLTRIMEGAECLLELKMTENDDNINLFLLTNTYKEFLRSYIQVMDELPAEKSFFIPEVYHRPVIGAGGSLIQTTMRKHNVFIQFSNSFLLPRSEFSHLRYDNVIIRCPTKSESNIIHAKQELNVLAQNYGSTQSKSLVNLSAGQYRYILKTSPEVIGQIEKSKNVYILFPFEQPGSEFLLEIRGTFENSEAAARELIDQAFGGEIIFDLETTIKDENDFYNSVIIPFNRVYNIIITLQKNHVTLTYNKNNSLLEKCIEELEKYFLNNKLKITKREQIKDFIHIPPMELQDMTLAEDLKGTQMYYHNYNKNQYTNRDSVPDEIQNTKSYIQYPYYRYGYGY